One Phycisphaeraceae bacterium genomic window, GATCCACGGCCATGACGCTGAACCGCAGCGATTTCATATTGGACACAATCGGCCCGCCTGACGAGCTGAGTTTCGTATGCGTCGAAGCGTTTGAGATTGCGGGATAGGAAGGCCCGAAGCCCTCCTCAACCAAATAATTGTGAAAGATGCCAAGTGAGATGAAAGTGCTTGGCGCGGAGACAGTCGAGTAAAACAATTCATACTTCTGATCAGAGCGGGAGGTCGTCCAGCCTGCAAAGGTGTCAACCTGCACGAGGTCGTATCCTGCGGTATTCAAGGTGGTGTCAAACGTATAGGTGCTCGTCCATATGCCATTGGTATCGAACCCTGTGGCGGGCAGGCTGGTATTCGTTCCGTGTGTGTTATTGGTCAACGCCGCTGTGTTGCTCCCTCCTGCGCCCGTAAACCCGGAGTCCACGCTCGCCATCCCGGATATGAGATTCGTCGTCCCTCCCGGCGCGCTGGCGAGAGGAAACGCCGTCTGCGAGGTATTGCTGGCCTGGTTCGTTTGCACGATCGACGCCGAGGCGAGCGAGGTGCCGAGCACTGTCGTGGCTGCAAGTAACGAGACAATCAGGTGGTTGGAAGCCTTCATTTTCTTTCTTTCTCCTTTGCTACCGAATGCTCCGATCGAGCAACCGATGGATTTCAATCGCCTCTCATTTCGCCACGCGACCGCATGATTCCGTAATCCCCGGCCCTCATAGAAAGAGACGAGGCACAGATTTGTGCGTCAATTATCCCTCAAACGACAATCACGGCCACACTATAATGCGCATAACCATTTTATGAAATACGTCAATCACCCGTTCAAACTCGCCTCTAATCGCACAATAGACCGCCAGATCGGTCTGGCGGTTCCGATCGGCGATTCGAGCTTCCGCGAAGCCGTCGGCGGTATCAGTGCCTTTATTCAACATGCGCCAGGTTGGTCGCTGCGCATAATGGACTATTGGGATGTCGATTGGGCGTGGGTACGCCACAAAGCCGACGGGATGTTGATGTTTCTCACTCGACCGCATCGCGATGAGAGACGGCTTCTCGATATTGGAGTACCGACGGTGCTGGTCATGGCGTCGTGCCCGTCAGTGCTGCCCTCGGTCGGGGTGGATGAGCGGTCGATCGGCGCAGTCGCAGCGGAGCATCTCCTCGCGCGAGGGCTGCGCCGTTTCGCATACCTCAATCTCACCACACACCACGCTGACGCCGATCGGGAACGCGGTTTCACCAGCACGGTTATCAAAGCGGGATTTGAGTGCCGCCTCTACCGCGATGCGCCCCTCTGCCGGCCCAAACAGGAAGCGGCGATCCTTGCGTGGGTACGCTCGCTTCCCAAGCCCGTCGGCGTGATGGCATTCAACGACTTGATGGCCCAAATGCTAATCCGCATCTGTGGCCATGCGGGGATTGATGTGCCGGATCACGTCGCCGTCGTAGGCGTTGATAACTGCCCGATCTACTCGCAGCTCGCACCGCCGTATGTCACGAGCGTCATCGGTCCATTTGAACGGGTCGGCTACGAAGCCGCGGCGATGCTTCAACATCTGATGGATGGCGGAACCGCACCGAATGCGCCGCTGATGCTCCCAGCGGAGAGCGTCGTCGCCAGACAGTCAAGTGATTTTCTTCTCACTGACGACGCCAACCTCGCCGCAGCCGTGCGTTTCATCCGCGACAATGCCCATCTCGGCGTCGGTGTAAAACAACTGCTTCAGGCGGTTCCCATGTCGCGGCGCCGGCTCGAACGGGAGTTTATGAGAAACCTTGGCCGAACACCGCTGCACGAGTTTCATCGCACACGGATTATGCTGGCCAAGGAACTGCTGACGACCACCGAGCGTCCCATGCCTGACATCGCCTCGCGCTGTGGCTTCAGCAGTTCCGCCCGGCTCGCGGTGGTGTTCCGTAAAGTTGTCGGCACAACACCGTCGCGGTTTCGGATGCAAGCCCGGCAGAGCGGAGCGAGCCGCCATCAATCGCGTCGGCTTCACTAAGCCAGCCTCCTGTCACACCTTCGGGCACTCATTCGTAACGCACTTACTCAAGAATGGATACGACATCCGAGCCTTGCAGGAACTCCTGATCCACCACGATGCGAAAATGACGATGATCTACACTTCTGTCGTAAACCGTAGTCCATCAGCCGTGCGCAGCCCAGCCGCGAGCTAGCAAGGGAGCGTGCTATGCTCAGCCATCTGAACATGCTGGCGGGCCAACAGCGGAACATGGGAGTCGTTATCGTTTGATGGCAAATAATATGGATTACGTCTCCGCGTGTGCGGGGACGTTATGCCGGCCCCCAGAGCGTTGCCGGGATGTTAGATGGGGGCGGCTAATTTCTGTTCGGCGGACTTGGAGAGGGAGAAGCGCACATGATCCGGAAGGTCTTGGTTGTGGCGTGGCTCGCATCCACGGTCCCGGTCGTTGGGGCAATTGGATTGCTTCACCAGTCGAATGCGCGGAAGGCCGCATTCTGCGCGGCTGCCACAGGCAGAGCTGAGGGGCAAGTGGTCAAGATCGATCACGAGAATGGAAGGCGTATTCGGCTGG contains:
- a CDS encoding tyrosine-type recombinase/integrase, whose translation is MSAQHRRGFGCKPGRAERAAINRVGFTKPASCHTFGHSFVTHLLKNGYDIRALQELLIHHDAKMTMIYTSVVNRSPSAVRSPAAS
- a CDS encoding substrate-binding domain-containing protein, whose protein sequence is MKYVNHPFKLASNRTIDRQIGLAVPIGDSSFREAVGGISAFIQHAPGWSLRIMDYWDVDWAWVRHKADGMLMFLTRPHRDERRLLDIGVPTVLVMASCPSVLPSVGVDERSIGAVAAEHLLARGLRRFAYLNLTTHHADADRERGFTSTVIKAGFECRLYRDAPLCRPKQEAAILAWVRSLPKPVGVMAFNDLMAQMLIRICGHAGIDVPDHVAVVGVDNCPIYSQLAPPYVTSVIGPFERVGYEAAAMLQHLMDGGTAPNAPLMLPAESVVARQSSDFLLTDDANLAAAVRFIRDNAHLGVGVKQLLQAVPMSRRRLEREFMRNLGRTPLHEFHRTRIMLAKELLTTTERPMPDIASRCGFSSSARLAVVFRKVVGTTPSRFRMQARQSGASRHQSRRLH